One genomic window of Luteitalea pratensis includes the following:
- a CDS encoding S1C family serine protease, which produces MTAASPLKVLADAIRATADAAATGVLQVRARGAHPATAAHIGPDLVVAPLHALDRDEGLVVVRGEQTLDATVAGRDDTLDLALLRVPGLGASPLTLADDTADAAQLVVAVARSWQGDLMARLASITGQTCLLRRWRAEPLPALLRTDLQAGRGVSGGLLVDPDGRIQAWVTTGLSRGGVVGIPAGLLSDRVGRLSAHGRIRRGYVGMAVQPVLLPPAQQAHGRHGLLVSGVDADGPAAGAGVYVGDVLIAANGDALVEPGVLQGLLGESRIGSGLQLRVLRATTIHDIAVTVGERAR; this is translated from the coding sequence ATGACTGCCGCTTCCCCATTGAAGGTGCTGGCGGATGCGATCCGCGCGACCGCCGACGCTGCTGCAACCGGCGTGCTGCAGGTGCGGGCCCGCGGTGCGCACCCGGCCACGGCTGCCCACATCGGCCCCGATCTGGTCGTCGCGCCATTGCACGCACTCGATCGCGACGAGGGTCTCGTGGTCGTCCGCGGCGAGCAGACGCTCGACGCCACTGTCGCTGGACGTGACGACACGCTCGACCTTGCCCTGCTGCGCGTACCGGGTCTCGGCGCGTCACCGCTCACCCTTGCAGACGACACGGCCGATGCCGCGCAACTGGTCGTCGCCGTTGCCCGCAGCTGGCAGGGCGACCTGATGGCCCGACTGGCGAGCATCACCGGTCAGACGTGCCTGTTACGACGCTGGCGTGCCGAACCGCTCCCCGCCCTCCTGCGAACCGACCTCCAGGCCGGGCGCGGCGTGTCCGGCGGCCTCCTCGTGGATCCTGACGGGAGGATCCAGGCGTGGGTGACGACGGGGCTCAGCCGTGGAGGCGTCGTGGGCATTCCTGCCGGCCTCCTGTCGGATCGCGTCGGGCGACTGTCGGCGCATGGGCGGATCAGGCGCGGCTACGTCGGCATGGCGGTGCAACCGGTGCTGCTGCCGCCGGCACAGCAGGCGCACGGACGCCATGGGCTGCTGGTCAGCGGCGTGGACGCGGACGGACCTGCGGCCGGCGCGGGCGTCTACGTGGGTGACGTGTTGATCGCGGCCAATGGCGATGCCCTGGTCGAACCCGGTGTGCTGCAAGGCCTCCTCGGCGAGTCGCGGATCGGGTCCGGGCTGCAGTTGCGGGTGCTCCGGGCCACGACGATCCACGACATAGCCGTCACCGTCGGTGAACGCGCACGGTAA
- a CDS encoding helix-turn-helix transcriptional regulator gives MDILLIAPSARRRDLLRERLLGAGLVPAAEAAVPSDAEDVTASVGLADAVPEGREWMQALMPLQGLAVVGAPAQSVDRLRDLALTGWAALPVDVSPTQLRKALEMVDAGFAVAPSDWLRPAPAASVVPRVDVDDDLQDAPLTDRETDVLDLLAEGLSNQRIAERLGISPHTVKFHIASIYDKLDARTRTQAVRHALDRGLLQI, from the coding sequence ATGGACATCCTCCTGATTGCCCCGTCGGCTCGGCGCCGCGACCTGCTGCGAGAGCGGTTGCTGGGGGCCGGCCTCGTGCCGGCGGCCGAAGCTGCGGTGCCCAGCGACGCCGAGGACGTCACCGCGTCGGTCGGGCTGGCCGACGCCGTGCCGGAAGGCCGCGAGTGGATGCAGGCGCTGATGCCACTGCAGGGCCTGGCCGTCGTCGGCGCGCCGGCGCAATCGGTGGATCGCCTGCGCGACCTGGCCTTGACGGGGTGGGCGGCGCTGCCGGTCGACGTGTCGCCGACGCAGCTGCGCAAGGCGCTGGAGATGGTCGACGCCGGCTTCGCGGTGGCGCCGAGCGATTGGCTGCGGCCGGCACCGGCGGCCTCGGTGGTGCCGCGCGTGGACGTCGACGACGACCTGCAGGATGCGCCGCTGACCGATCGCGAGACCGACGTGCTGGACCTGTTGGCCGAGGGGTTGTCCAACCAGCGGATCGCCGAGCGCCTCGGCATCAGCCCACACACGGTGAAGTTCCACATCGCGTCGATCTACGACAAGCTCGACGCCCGCACGCGCACGCAGGCCGTGCGCCATGCCCTGGACCGCGGCTTGTTACAGATCTAG